The sequence CCGCGCTCGATTCGAAACATTCAAGCGACGACGAACACAACGAGGAAGACGATGCTGCTTGCCCACATCAGCGATCTGCACATCAAGCGGCCCGGCATGCTCGCGTATCGGCGCGTCGACACGGCCGCGCATCTCGCGCGCTGCGTCGCGCGGCTGAACGCGCTCGAGCCGCGCCCGGACGCGGTGCTCGTCACGGGCGACCTGACCGATTTCGGCGACGACGACGAATACGCGCATCTGAAATCGCTGCTCGCGCCGCTCGCGATTCCGTACTACCTGCTCGTCGGCAATCACGACGACCGCGCGGCGCTGCGACGCGCGTTCCCCGATCGCGCGGAGCTGCAATCGGGCGAGTTCGTCCAGTACGCGCTCGATCTCGGTCCGCTGCGCGTGATCGCGCTCGATTCGCAGATTCCGGGCGCGAGCGGCGGCACGCTGTGCGACGCGCGGCTCGCGTGGCTCGCCGGCCAGCTCGACGCCGCGCGCGAACGCCCGGTGATCGTCGCGCTCCATCATCCGCCGTTCGCGTGCGGCATCGGCCACATGGACGCGATGCGGCTCGAGCCGGCCGCGTCGGGCCGGCTCGACGCGCTGCTGCGGCGCTTTCCGAACGTCGAGCGCGTGCTGTGCGGGCACGTGCACCGGACGATGTTCGCGCGCTTCGGCGGCACGATCGCGTCGGCGGTGCCCGCCCCCGCGCATCAGGTCACGTTCGACCTGCGCGACGACGGGCCGTCGTCGTTCTCGATGGAGCCGCCCGCGTTCGCCGTGCATCGCTATGCGCCGGACGCGGGGCTCGCGTCGCATCACGTGTATGTCGATGCGAGCGACGGGCCGCATCCGTTCTTCGAGACGACGGGGGTGTTGATCGATTGAGCGACCGGGTGGGAGGTGATCCGTTCGGCGGTTTGGCGGTTTGGCGGTTTGGCGGTTGGCGGTTGGCGGTTGGCGGTTGGCGGTTGAACGATTCAGCGATCGT comes from Burkholderia savannae and encodes:
- a CDS encoding phosphodiesterase — translated: MLLAHISDLHIKRPGMLAYRRVDTAAHLARCVARLNALEPRPDAVLVTGDLTDFGDDDEYAHLKSLLAPLAIPYYLLVGNHDDRAALRRAFPDRAELQSGEFVQYALDLGPLRVIALDSQIPGASGGTLCDARLAWLAGQLDAARERPVIVALHHPPFACGIGHMDAMRLEPAASGRLDALLRRFPNVERVLCGHVHRTMFARFGGTIASAVPAPAHQVTFDLRDDGPSSFSMEPPAFAVHRYAPDAGLASHHVYVDASDGPHPFFETTGVLID